Proteins encoded in a region of the Haloglomus salinum genome:
- a CDS encoding 30S ribosomal protein S27e, translated as MAGDFVSVRCPDCENEQTVFGKAATEVACAVCGHVLVRPTGGLADIEGEVLEVVESRTA; from the coding sequence ATGGCGGGAGATTTCGTCTCGGTCCGGTGTCCGGACTGCGAGAACGAACAGACCGTCTTCGGGAAGGCCGCCACCGAGGTCGCGTGTGCCGTCTGTGGCCACGTCCTCGTCCGGCCGACAGGTGGGCTCGCCGATATCGAGGGGGAGGTCCTCGAGGTCGTCGAGTCCCGCACTGCCTGA
- a CDS encoding glycosyltransferase yields MADRSLGLVVPAYRPDVDRLTAYVRACRTALDPTALRIELDAPTAGTADTLRERLPDVVVSVARERRGKGAAITAGFEALADEVDVLAFADADGSTPPESLATVVTPVLDGRTDLAVGSRRHPDSEVVGHQTLARRRLGDGFAWLARRLLDADCYDYQCGAKAISADAWERVRPHLYEAGFAWDVELIAMAGALGLRVLEVPIEWEDQPGSTVDPVDTAISLGTALFVARHRAKRLQDSRLHDAIARRRADETALVDREEP; encoded by the coding sequence ATGGCTGACCGGTCGCTGGGGCTCGTCGTGCCGGCCTACCGGCCGGACGTCGACCGACTCACCGCGTACGTCCGAGCCTGCCGCACGGCGCTCGACCCCACCGCCCTCCGCATCGAACTCGACGCGCCCACCGCCGGCACCGCCGACACCCTCCGTGAGCGCCTCCCCGACGTGGTCGTCTCGGTCGCCCGCGAGCGCCGCGGCAAGGGCGCCGCCATCACCGCCGGCTTCGAGGCCCTCGCGGACGAGGTCGACGTGCTCGCCTTCGCGGACGCCGACGGCTCCACCCCACCCGAGAGCCTCGCGACTGTCGTTACGCCGGTGCTCGACGGCCGCACCGACCTCGCGGTCGGGTCGCGGCGCCATCCGGACTCCGAGGTCGTGGGCCACCAGACCCTCGCGCGACGCCGCCTCGGCGACGGCTTCGCGTGGCTCGCGCGCCGCCTGCTGGACGCCGACTGCTACGACTACCAGTGTGGCGCCAAGGCCATCTCGGCCGACGCCTGGGAACGCGTCCGCCCGCACCTGTACGAGGCCGGCTTCGCCTGGGACGTCGAACTCATCGCGATGGCTGGCGCGCTCGGGCTGCGAGTGCTGGAGGTCCCCATCGAGTGGGAGGACCAGCCCGGCTCGACCGTCGACCCCGTCGACACCGCCATCTCGCTCGGAACCGCCCTGTTCGTCGCGCGCCACCGGGCCAAGCGCCTGCAGGACAGCCGCCTGCACGATGCTATCGCCCGCCGGCGTGCAGACGAGACCGCCCTCGTCGACCGGGAGGAACCGTGA
- a CDS encoding 50S ribosomal protein L44e: protein MEMPRRFNTYCPHCNAHHQHEVEKVRTGRSSGTKWDARRTRRGKSVIGNAGRFSKVPGGDKPTKKTDLRYRCSDCGKAHLREGWRAGKLELTE, encoded by the coding sequence ATGGAGATGCCACGCCGGTTCAACACGTACTGTCCACACTGCAACGCCCACCACCAGCACGAGGTGGAGAAGGTCCGAACGGGCCGCTCCTCGGGCACGAAGTGGGACGCGCGCCGGACCCGTCGGGGCAAGAGCGTCATCGGGAACGCCGGGCGCTTCTCGAAGGTGCCCGGTGGCGACAAGCCCACCAAGAAGACCGACCTGCGCTACCGCTGCTCGGACTGTGGGAAGGCCCACCTCCGCGAGGGATGGCGAGCAGGCAAGCTGGAGTTGACCGAATAA
- a CDS encoding GtrA family protein has translation MSVADLLRARLRALASAGRIGQFVSVGVAGASLETVIVAILTGGFVVEAVLAGQPLLAKAVGAEASITLMFLLNDNWTFADHGGAGPVALVRRWLKSHLVRSVGLAVAFATLFVLTSWTDITLVVAGGDIWPTLANGIGIGIGLSINYVAESLVTWRVHEMDT, from the coding sequence GTGAGCGTCGCCGACCTCCTGCGTGCCCGGCTCCGGGCACTCGCCTCGGCGGGCCGCATCGGCCAGTTCGTCTCCGTCGGCGTCGCCGGCGCCTCGCTGGAGACCGTCATCGTCGCGATACTCACCGGCGGCTTCGTCGTCGAGGCAGTGCTGGCGGGCCAGCCGCTGCTCGCGAAAGCGGTCGGCGCCGAGGCCTCCATCACCCTGATGTTCCTGCTCAACGACAACTGGACGTTCGCGGACCACGGCGGCGCGGGCCCGGTCGCGCTCGTCCGACGCTGGCTCAAGTCCCACCTCGTCCGGTCCGTGGGGCTGGCCGTCGCGTTCGCCACCCTATTCGTGCTCACCTCGTGGACGGACATCACGCTCGTCGTCGCCGGCGGCGACATCTGGCCGACGCTCGCCAACGGCATCGGCATCGGCATCGGCCTCAGCATCAACTACGTCGCGGAGAGTCTGGTGACCTGGCGCGTCCACGAGATGGATACGTGA
- a CDS encoding DUF2298 domain-containing protein, with product MEYLLVAVWLVTYLALGLAALPAAAWLFPRFADRGAAFALPLALAVLGIVGYLVGQVAFGWPALVAGLLALVGASYLAGDVEIDRSGAVEAAAVFAVGFLFVVGVRAFDPAVHPIGGEKFLDFGLLKSLLRTGAGMGTLAPEDMWFANESVQYYYGGHMLAALLTMLTSTAARFAYNLALAGFFGALVVSAWGIASNVAAVYGAPRRFAGALGAFFVGIAANLQTAALAVLWLLPDGLASGLVAAAGLPSDITTWTPADFSYWSASRVIPGTINEFPLFAWLNGDLHAHMMSTPFTLLLAAILFAYWRTPEADLTRRRLLVFGLVPPLAGFIAVVNTWSFPTAAGLTFLTLTFAPTRPSTLLPDRVRGRLPDLARADGGVAAGTGTESAESDDAPTDVGLGDRLREEALRSGLALGLAAGMLVVGVLWALPFWLGTASGRSVGFLPGRSSLGGLLLVHGAFVLAFGAYLGRRVGRDLRGVEQPLLTALVSTLFSVAAISVPLYVISLPVGSGLPASLLLLGAVLVVGSRLDPFADLSLPVLLAPYLVLTAYAMGFAALALFGPLLAAGWVLLRLDRDVGYETMLVVAGAGLVVLVEFLYVIERAGPERFNTVFKTYAQVWALWAPAMGVVLTRLAFAGRWSFDAPNADTWRTLGRGLAATLVFLSALYAGFAVPAHFNAGGPQSLDGKAFVAESHPAEARAIAYIDGLEGQPNIVTAAPAGYRWNPQAGKGAAAPASLTGVPTVAGWFHEVGYRGQEPYQNRVDDVETIYTGNTAQQVELLDAYDVEYIYYGPAERNRYDGTTIGVLRQHEAISVVHRSGGSNGVAILRVDQSKL from the coding sequence ATGGAGTACCTGCTGGTCGCCGTCTGGCTGGTGACGTATCTGGCGCTGGGGCTGGCGGCGCTGCCGGCGGCCGCGTGGCTGTTCCCGCGGTTCGCCGACCGCGGGGCCGCCTTCGCCCTGCCGCTCGCGCTCGCGGTACTCGGTATCGTCGGCTATCTGGTCGGGCAGGTCGCCTTCGGCTGGCCGGCCCTCGTCGCCGGCCTGCTCGCCCTCGTCGGTGCCTCCTATCTCGCCGGGGACGTGGAGATCGACCGTTCGGGTGCCGTCGAGGCCGCGGCCGTGTTCGCCGTCGGCTTCCTGTTCGTCGTCGGCGTCCGCGCGTTCGACCCCGCTGTCCACCCCATCGGCGGCGAGAAGTTCCTCGACTTCGGCCTCCTCAAGTCGCTCCTGCGGACGGGGGCCGGGATGGGCACACTCGCGCCCGAGGACATGTGGTTCGCGAACGAGTCGGTCCAGTACTACTACGGCGGCCACATGCTCGCGGCCCTGCTGACGATGCTCACCAGCACGGCCGCCCGGTTCGCCTACAACCTCGCGCTCGCCGGGTTCTTCGGCGCGCTCGTCGTCTCCGCGTGGGGTATCGCGAGCAACGTCGCCGCGGTCTATGGTGCCCCCCGCCGCTTCGCCGGCGCGCTGGGCGCGTTCTTCGTCGGTATCGCCGCGAACCTCCAGACGGCCGCGCTCGCCGTCCTCTGGTTGCTCCCCGACGGTCTCGCTTCGGGGCTCGTCGCCGCCGCCGGCCTCCCGTCGGACATCACGACCTGGACGCCGGCGGACTTCTCCTACTGGTCGGCCTCCCGGGTGATTCCGGGCACCATCAACGAGTTCCCCCTGTTCGCGTGGCTGAACGGCGACCTCCACGCCCACATGATGAGCACGCCGTTCACGCTGCTGCTCGCGGCCATCCTCTTTGCCTACTGGCGGACGCCGGAGGCGGACCTGACCCGTCGCCGGCTCCTCGTCTTCGGCCTCGTCCCGCCGCTGGCGGGCTTCATCGCCGTCGTCAACACGTGGTCGTTCCCGACGGCAGCCGGGCTCACCTTCCTCACGCTGACGTTCGCACCCACGCGCCCGTCGACGCTCCTCCCCGACCGGGTCCGTGGGCGGCTCCCGGACCTCGCACGGGCGGATGGTGGGGTCGCGGCGGGCACCGGGACCGAATCCGCCGAGTCCGACGACGCGCCCACCGATGTCGGCCTCGGCGACCGCCTCCGCGAGGAGGCGCTGCGCTCGGGGCTCGCACTCGGCCTCGCGGCCGGGATGCTCGTCGTCGGGGTGCTCTGGGCACTCCCGTTCTGGCTGGGGACCGCCAGCGGCCGGTCCGTCGGCTTCCTCCCCGGCCGGAGTTCGCTGGGCGGCCTCCTGCTCGTCCACGGCGCCTTCGTGCTGGCGTTCGGGGCCTACCTCGGTCGCCGCGTCGGGCGCGACCTCCGGGGCGTCGAGCAGCCGCTCCTGACGGCACTCGTCTCGACGCTGTTCTCGGTCGCGGCCATCTCCGTCCCGCTGTACGTCATCTCGCTCCCCGTCGGCAGCGGGCTGCCGGCCTCGCTGCTCCTGCTCGGTGCGGTGCTCGTCGTCGGGAGCCGGCTTGACCCGTTCGCGGACCTCTCGCTCCCGGTGCTGCTGGCGCCGTATCTCGTCCTGACCGCGTACGCGATGGGGTTCGCCGCACTCGCGCTGTTCGGCCCACTACTGGCAGCCGGCTGGGTCCTCCTCCGGCTGGACCGTGACGTGGGCTACGAGACGATGCTCGTCGTCGCCGGCGCCGGCCTCGTCGTCCTCGTCGAGTTCCTCTACGTCATCGAGCGCGCCGGGCCCGAGCGGTTCAACACCGTGTTCAAGACCTACGCGCAGGTGTGGGCGCTCTGGGCGCCCGCGATGGGCGTCGTCCTGACGCGGCTGGCCTTCGCCGGGCGCTGGTCGTTCGACGCGCCGAACGCCGACACCTGGCGCACGCTCGGCCGCGGGCTCGCGGCCACGCTGGTCTTCCTCTCCGCCCTGTACGCCGGCTTCGCCGTCCCCGCTCATTTCAACGCGGGCGGCCCGCAGTCGCTCGACGGCAAGGCCTTCGTCGCGGAGTCACACCCGGCCGAGGCCCGCGCCATCGCCTACATCGACGGGCTGGAGGGCCAGCCCAACATCGTCACCGCGGCCCCGGCGGGCTACCGGTGGAACCCCCAGGCCGGGAAGGGCGCCGCCGCTCCTGCCTCGCTGACCGGGGTCCCGACCGTTGCGGGCTGGTTCCACGAGGTCGGCTATCGCGGGCAGGAGCCGTACCAGAACCGCGTGGACGATGTCGAGACCATCTACACCGGGAACACTGCCCAGCAGGTCGAACTGCTGGACGCGTACGACGTGGAGTACATCTACTACGGGCCCGCCGAGCGCAACCGCTACGATGGGACCACCATCGGCGTCCTCCGCCAGCACGAGGCCATCTCCGTGGTCCACCGGTCCGGCGGCAGCAACGGGGTCGCCATCCTCCGGGTCGACCAGTCGAAATTATAG
- a CDS encoding sensor histidine kinase: MITDSTAPVRVVQLVTRGERPSRTRHTEATDRPDLGDTTGLVVVRTTEDPERAVAAVTADEADCVVALGADPEAALDAVRADTADIPFLAVLPRDDRVGAQGLLAAPATDVVWADDELLPEFVARRVAALVAAADVKTLRREREQVDHALDSLIDLFYVIDADGRMVRWNRRFNERWGLTDAEIAETWPWEFLVEDDWAAVQEAIGQTLSEGRASARVRAALPDGRTPTLELQGRRLTDDDGNILGLCGTGRDISEQAAREDSLRARNEQLDEFAAVLSHDLRNPLSVAIGSLDIARAERDSPDLERTADALARLNDLIDDILTAARQDRTVTDSVPVSLRAISQAAWNSVATGGATLEVTTDIVVRADPTRFRRVLENLFRNSVEHGSTESHEVIVTVAALAGEAGAAGFIVADDGPGVPGADRERVFERGHSTGNGVGLGLAVVRSLAEAHGWRVTLGDGQGARFEFHDVDVVRPGN; the protein is encoded by the coding sequence ATGATAACCGACTCGACAGCGCCAGTTCGTGTCGTCCAGCTCGTCACGAGGGGCGAACGACCGTCCAGAACTCGGCACACGGAGGCCACCGACCGCCCGGACCTCGGCGACACGACGGGGCTCGTGGTCGTCCGGACGACCGAGGACCCGGAGCGTGCTGTGGCGGCAGTGACGGCTGACGAGGCCGACTGCGTGGTCGCCCTGGGTGCCGACCCGGAAGCAGCACTGGACGCCGTCCGCGCGGACACGGCCGACATCCCGTTTCTCGCCGTCCTCCCGCGGGACGACCGGGTCGGGGCGCAGGGACTCCTCGCAGCGCCCGCCACGGACGTGGTGTGGGCCGACGACGAGTTGCTGCCGGAGTTCGTCGCGCGCCGGGTCGCGGCCCTCGTCGCCGCTGCGGACGTGAAGACGCTCCGCCGGGAGCGTGAGCAGGTCGACCACGCCCTGGACAGCCTCATCGACCTGTTCTACGTCATCGACGCCGACGGGCGGATGGTCCGGTGGAACCGACGGTTCAACGAGCGCTGGGGGCTCACGGACGCGGAGATCGCCGAGACGTGGCCCTGGGAGTTCCTCGTCGAGGACGACTGGGCTGCCGTGCAGGAGGCCATCGGGCAGACACTGAGCGAGGGCCGGGCGTCCGCCCGCGTCCGGGCAGCACTCCCGGACGGCCGGACGCCCACGCTCGAACTGCAGGGCCGCCGGCTCACCGACGACGACGGGAACATCCTCGGGCTCTGTGGGACCGGGCGCGACATCTCCGAGCAAGCGGCCCGCGAGGACAGCCTGCGGGCCCGCAACGAGCAACTGGACGAGTTCGCTGCGGTACTGAGCCACGACCTCCGGAACCCGCTGTCGGTCGCCATCGGCTCGCTGGATATCGCCCGGGCCGAGCGGGATTCCCCGGACCTGGAACGAACGGCCGACGCGCTCGCCCGACTGAACGACCTCATCGACGACATCCTCACGGCCGCACGGCAGGACCGGACCGTCACCGACTCGGTCCCCGTCTCGCTCCGCGCCATCTCGCAAGCGGCCTGGAACAGCGTGGCGACGGGCGGGGCGACCCTGGAGGTGACGACGGACATCGTCGTCCGGGCCGACCCCACGCGCTTCCGCCGTGTTCTGGAGAACCTGTTCCGGAACAGCGTGGAACACGGTTCCACGGAGAGCCACGAGGTCATCGTCACGGTGGCCGCGCTCGCGGGCGAAGCCGGAGCGGCGGGGTTCATCGTCGCCGACGACGGCCCGGGTGTCCCCGGAGCGGACCGCGAGCGCGTCTTCGAACGGGGCCACTCCACGGGTAACGGGGTCGGGCTCGGGCTGGCCGTGGTCAGGAGCCTCGCGGAGGCCCACGGCTGGCGCGTGACGCTCGGCGACGGTCAGGGGGCTCGCTTCGAGTTCCACGATGTCGACGTGGTTCGCCCCGGGAACTGA
- a CDS encoding threonine synthase: METTDAFTGLECLDCGASFDAADEPGRCPDCGGVLDPTYDYDALDLTRNSFASDAIRAGQAGAWRYEPLLPFPRDAAVTMDEGGTPLVECPNLAEELGVGRVLIKDEGRNPTGTFTDRGAAVAVTAAAQHGATDVALASAGNAGQAAAAYAARAGMESHVFVPSRASFVNKAMINVHGGDMYVVEGQIDDAAEAYRDVMDERDDYYPLQTFVTPYRHEGKKTMYYELIEQLGWETPDAVVYPTGGGVGLVGMHKAAREFRELGLVDEVPPLYAAQSEGCAPIVEAFAEGRDEHEPWEYPDTICGGIEIPDPGESRLVLEALRESDGGAVATDDQDIMDSAATVAQHEGLEMGVTCAAAASGAWELAQEGEFGEDDTIVLLNTGAGNKDADMIRSRLMARGM, encoded by the coding sequence ATGGAGACGACGGACGCGTTCACCGGGCTGGAGTGTCTCGACTGCGGGGCGTCGTTCGACGCCGCCGACGAGCCGGGGCGGTGTCCCGACTGCGGCGGCGTCCTCGACCCGACCTACGACTACGACGCGCTGGACCTGACGCGCAACTCCTTCGCGTCCGACGCCATCCGTGCCGGGCAGGCGGGGGCCTGGCGCTACGAGCCGCTGCTCCCGTTCCCGCGCGACGCGGCGGTGACGATGGACGAGGGCGGCACCCCGCTCGTGGAGTGCCCGAACCTGGCCGAGGAGCTAGGTGTCGGGCGCGTCCTCATCAAGGACGAGGGGCGCAATCCGACGGGGACATTCACGGACCGCGGTGCTGCCGTCGCCGTCACGGCAGCCGCCCAGCACGGCGCGACGGACGTGGCGCTGGCCTCGGCCGGCAACGCCGGGCAGGCCGCTGCGGCGTACGCCGCCCGCGCGGGCATGGAGTCGCACGTGTTCGTCCCCTCGCGCGCCTCGTTCGTCAACAAGGCGATGATAAACGTCCACGGCGGCGACATGTACGTCGTCGAGGGGCAGATCGACGACGCTGCCGAGGCCTACCGGGACGTGATGGACGAGCGCGACGACTACTACCCCCTCCAGACGTTCGTCACGCCGTACCGCCACGAGGGGAAGAAGACGATGTACTACGAGCTCATCGAGCAGCTCGGGTGGGAGACGCCCGACGCCGTCGTCTACCCCACGGGTGGCGGCGTCGGCCTCGTCGGGATGCACAAGGCCGCCCGCGAGTTCCGCGAGCTGGGACTCGTCGACGAGGTTCCGCCGCTGTACGCCGCCCAGTCCGAGGGTTGTGCGCCCATCGTCGAGGCGTTCGCCGAGGGCCGCGACGAGCACGAGCCCTGGGAGTACCCCGACACCATCTGTGGCGGCATCGAGATTCCCGACCCCGGCGAGAGCCGGCTCGTGCTGGAGGCCCTGCGGGAGTCGGATGGTGGGGCCGTGGCGACCGACGACCAGGACATCATGGACTCGGCGGCGACCGTGGCCCAGCACGAGGGCCTGGAGATGGGCGTGACCTGCGCGGCCGCCGCCTCCGGGGCCTGGGAGCTGGCCCAGGAGGGGGAGTTCGGCGAGGACGACACCATCGTCCTGCTGAACACCGGCGCCGGGAACAAGGACGCCGATATGATCCGGAGCCGGCTGATGGCGAGAGGGATGTAG
- a CDS encoding glycosyltransferase family 4 protein gives MRVLNYLELEDQLERSGIGTSTAHQRAALADTEHVVETSPWAGGSPLSAAGRRLLGDRFFREYDLAHCNVIGPGSVAVARHAKRNSIPLVLHAHVTAEDFAESFRFSSRVTGPLRRYLKWFYSQADLVLVPSEYTRSNIASYPVDAPIRQITNGVDAERLEGHEDLREEYRDRYDIEGMSVFTVGSVFERKGLTTFCELAQETQYDFTWFGHVDEGPHASPVVRAWTNGPPENVTFTGWVDDIRGGYGAGDVFLLPTKDENQGIVVLEAMSCGKAVVLSDIPVFREFYTDGEDCLMCSSFEEYVEALDRLAANPDLRERLGENAKETAAEHSLERVARELDDAYRSAAGADAGAE, from the coding sequence ATGCGGGTCCTCAACTACCTCGAACTGGAGGACCAGTTGGAGCGCAGCGGCATCGGTACCAGTACCGCCCACCAGCGGGCGGCGCTGGCCGACACCGAGCACGTCGTCGAGACCTCACCCTGGGCCGGCGGCTCCCCGCTCTCGGCAGCGGGCCGCCGCCTGCTCGGCGACCGCTTCTTCCGCGAGTACGACCTCGCGCACTGCAACGTCATCGGGCCCGGGAGCGTCGCCGTCGCGCGCCACGCGAAGCGCAACTCGATTCCACTCGTCCTGCACGCCCACGTCACCGCCGAGGACTTCGCCGAATCGTTCCGGTTCTCCTCGCGGGTGACGGGGCCGCTCCGGCGCTACCTGAAGTGGTTCTACTCGCAGGCCGACCTCGTCCTCGTGCCCTCGGAGTACACCCGCTCGAACATCGCGTCCTACCCCGTCGACGCGCCCATCCGGCAGATCACGAACGGCGTCGACGCCGAGCGCCTCGAGGGCCACGAGGACCTGCGCGAGGAGTACCGCGACCGCTACGACATCGAGGGGATGAGCGTGTTCACCGTCGGCAGCGTCTTCGAGCGCAAGGGCCTGACGACGTTCTGCGAACTCGCGCAGGAAACCCAGTACGACTTCACCTGGTTCGGCCACGTCGACGAGGGGCCACACGCCTCCCCCGTCGTCAGAGCGTGGACGAACGGCCCGCCCGAGAACGTCACGTTCACCGGCTGGGTCGATGATATCCGCGGCGGCTACGGTGCCGGCGACGTGTTCCTGCTCCCGACGAAGGACGAGAACCAGGGCATCGTCGTCCTCGAGGCGATGAGTTGCGGGAAGGCCGTCGTCCTGAGCGACATCCCCGTCTTCCGCGAGTTCTACACCGACGGCGAGGACTGTCTCATGTGCTCGTCGTTCGAGGAGTACGTCGAGGCGCTGGACCGGCTGGCAGCGAACCCGGACCTCCGCGAGCGACTGGGCGAGAACGCGAAGGAGACCGCCGCCGAGCACTCCCTGGAGCGCGTAGCCCGGGAGCTCGACGATGCCTACCGCTCGGCGGCGGGCGCCGACGCCGGAGCCGAGTAA
- a CDS encoding metallophosphoesterase encodes MSARGAPVGGVTFRDRAVYLERADALVLADTHLGRDESSNVQLRLGEDRDIVERVGALLERFEPAELVVAGDLLHSFSSVPRGVRESLRGLRAAADEADARTVVVPGNHDTMLAELWDGPTTAAYTLTDGAREVCICHGHESPPETDADLYVVGHDHPTIEIEGKRRPCYLHGRGCYRDADLLMLPSFTRLAAGSPVNGMRTTDFMSPLVTDADLLRPVVHDAAADEALAFPPLGRFREML; translated from the coding sequence ATGTCTGCGCGCGGCGCGCCCGTCGGGGGAGTCACCTTCCGCGACCGTGCGGTCTACCTCGAGCGCGCCGACGCGCTGGTCCTGGCCGATACCCACCTCGGCCGCGACGAGTCCTCGAACGTCCAGCTCCGGCTCGGCGAGGACCGCGATATCGTCGAGCGGGTCGGCGCGCTCCTCGAGCGGTTCGAACCCGCCGAACTGGTCGTCGCGGGCGACCTCCTCCACTCGTTCAGCAGCGTCCCCCGCGGCGTCCGCGAATCGTTGCGTGGCCTCCGGGCCGCCGCGGACGAGGCCGACGCCCGCACCGTCGTCGTACCCGGGAACCACGACACGATGCTCGCCGAGCTGTGGGACGGGCCCACGACTGCCGCGTACACCCTGACGGATGGTGCCCGGGAGGTGTGTATCTGCCACGGCCACGAATCCCCGCCGGAGACGGACGCTGACCTGTACGTCGTCGGGCACGACCACCCGACCATCGAGATCGAGGGGAAGCGCCGCCCCTGTTACCTCCACGGCCGGGGCTGCTATCGAGACGCCGACCTGCTGATGCTCCCCTCGTTCACGCGGCTCGCCGCGGGGTCGCCGGTCAACGGGATGCGGACGACGGATTTCATGTCGCCGCTGGTCACGGACGCGGACCTGCTCCGGCCGGTCGTCCACGACGCGGCCGCCGACGAGGCGCTGGCGTTCCCGCCGCTGGGACGGTTCCGCGAGATGCTGTAG
- a CDS encoding HAH_0734 family protein: MKRLIIHGDPGIRKDAVIEVDGEELVCFAIARQGDWHGPDRVQLWCTVGTEDERETFARRDFIPMHMEVEDVDAGAVTVLSEKSDLAV, translated from the coding sequence ATGAAGCGGCTCATCATCCACGGGGACCCCGGCATCCGCAAGGACGCCGTCATCGAGGTCGACGGCGAGGAACTCGTCTGCTTCGCGATCGCCCGGCAGGGTGACTGGCACGGCCCCGACCGCGTCCAGCTCTGGTGCACCGTCGGGACCGAGGACGAGCGCGAGACGTTCGCGCGGCGGGATTTCATCCCGATGCACATGGAGGTCGAGGACGTCGACGCCGGGGCCGTCACGGTACTCAGCGAGAAGAGCGACCTCGCGGTCTGA
- a CDS encoding NAD(P)/FAD-dependent oxidoreductase, with translation MTDVAVVGGGLAGLVAARRLAEAGARVELFERREAFGGRVRSTHDGRYTFDRGFQVLFTGYPAAQRELELDRLDLREFPPGAIICRPGHRSTLSDPLRDLSALVPTLLNRDVRTADKLRLFRLQRELTGKSEREVFAGEDQSIRSFLADYGFSTALVEQFAEPFYGGITLDRSLESSAAVFQYTFRCLSEGAIAVPAAGMGAIPEQLASRAERADATLHAMETVTAVEPDGEDPRTDGVALTLDGVTGTRRFDACVVATNPKTASDLTGVATPEEARGCTTGYYSLPAHKDLRTGGRILLNAADDRPNEVAPLSEVAPEYAPDDRQLLSATWLGVSDADDATLTEEVREALADWYPEHRFDDLEHEHTDRVAFAQFAQPPGFRDDLPGVREPAGPVYLAGDYTSWSSIHAALDSGGRAAQAVLDEQGV, from the coding sequence ATGACAGATGTCGCTGTCGTCGGCGGTGGGCTCGCGGGACTGGTCGCCGCCCGACGACTCGCGGAGGCCGGGGCCCGGGTCGAACTGTTCGAGCGGCGCGAGGCGTTCGGGGGGCGCGTCCGCAGCACCCACGACGGCCGCTACACCTTCGACCGCGGCTTCCAGGTGCTGTTCACGGGCTACCCGGCCGCACAACGGGAACTCGAACTGGACCGGCTGGACCTGCGCGAGTTCCCGCCCGGCGCCATCATCTGTCGGCCCGGCCATCGCTCGACGCTGTCGGACCCGCTGCGCGACCTGAGCGCGCTCGTGCCGACGCTCCTCAATCGGGACGTCCGCACCGCGGACAAGCTCCGGCTGTTCCGGCTCCAGCGCGAACTGACGGGGAAGTCCGAGCGGGAGGTGTTCGCGGGTGAGGACCAGTCCATCCGCTCGTTCCTCGCCGACTACGGCTTCTCGACGGCGCTCGTCGAACAGTTCGCGGAACCGTTCTACGGTGGCATCACGCTCGACCGGTCGCTCGAATCCTCGGCGGCCGTCTTCCAGTACACCTTCAGATGCCTCTCGGAGGGTGCCATCGCCGTCCCGGCGGCGGGGATGGGCGCCATCCCCGAGCAGCTCGCGAGCCGCGCCGAGCGTGCCGACGCCACGCTCCACGCCATGGAGACTGTCACGGCGGTCGAGCCGGACGGCGAGGACCCGCGGACGGACGGCGTGGCACTGACGCTCGACGGCGTGACCGGGACCCGTCGCTTCGACGCCTGCGTGGTCGCGACGAACCCGAAGACCGCGAGCGACCTGACCGGCGTCGCGACGCCCGAGGAGGCGCGTGGCTGCACGACCGGCTACTACTCGCTGCCGGCGCACAAGGACCTCCGGACGGGCGGGCGCATCCTGCTGAACGCGGCCGACGACCGGCCGAACGAGGTCGCCCCCCTCTCCGAGGTGGCACCCGAGTACGCCCCCGACGACCGGCAACTGCTGAGCGCGACCTGGCTCGGCGTCTCCGACGCCGACGACGCCACGCTGACCGAGGAGGTGCGCGAGGCGCTCGCCGACTGGTATCCCGAGCACCGGTTCGACGACCTCGAACACGAGCACACGGACCGCGTCGCGTTCGCGCAGTTCGCCCAGCCGCCGGGCTTCCGTGACGACCTGCCCGGTGTCCGGGAGCCAGCTGGCCCGGTCTACCTCGCCGGCGATTACACCTCGTGGTCGTCCATCCACGCGGCGCTGGACTCGGGCGGGCGGGCGGCGCAGGCGGTGCTGGACGAGCAGGGAGTCTGA